The following coding sequences lie in one Crassostrea angulata isolate pt1a10 chromosome 10, ASM2561291v2, whole genome shotgun sequence genomic window:
- the LOC128165507 gene encoding 40S ribosomal protein S24-like isoform X2, with the protein MSEGAATIRTRKFMTNRLLCRKQMIVDVLHPGKATIPKTEVREKLAKMYKTTPDVIFCFGFRTKFGGGKTSGFGLIYDSLDFAKKFEPKYRLQRHGLVEIKKTGRKQRKERKNRQKKVRGTKKAKVGAGKK; encoded by the exons ATG AGTGAAGGGGCGGCCACCATCCGAACAAGAAAGTTCATGACAAATCGTTTGCTATGCAGAAAGCAAATG ATTGTAGATGTATTGCATCCAGGCAAAGCCACAATTCCTAAAACAGAAGTTAGAGAAAAACTGGCCAAAATGTACAAGACCACGCCAGATGTCATTTTCTGCTTTGGATTCAGGACTAAGTTTGGAGGAGGCAAAACCTCAGGATTTGGTTTAATTTATGATAGCTTGGACTTTGCCAAGAAGTTTGAACCCAAATACAGATTACAGAGA CATGGCTTAGTAGAAATTAAGAAAACTGGCCGAAAACAaaggaaagagagaaagaatAGGCAAAAGAAAGTCAGAGGGACAAAGAAAGCAAAAGTGGGAGCAGGCAAGAAG TAA
- the LOC128168323 gene encoding vacuolar fusion protein CCZ1 homolog, which produces MGTKGGISLASFCVFNPTYGPREGEEHKKIVFFYPKETDIDTQIKHIGLCEAIVRFTETFSNKPCQSLHTTKRRQLFLEAEKDFWMIMTVTIPFTEKTKDGQSVLEYHEEEVQDRVYEAILQQAYRMFQLFNGTFASILERTGNNVKVLQQRLEHFYVRFLQTLRLPQGDILDIFSGIHFMPLDKNTYLHVQCFINLLEASFSSIKYTAFLYNDQLVWSGLDQEDMRIIYKYLITSLFPSYQEQELQSTNSVSPSRNSAAPGDVHYGKFITGPPDIRNEKNLGKVPRVYINTECCNEECFLLVYRAHNASVCMFLPAACKINFELCHKLDSFLGPRLSQLASDIGEQFSKKAASGADTAYRFIYFNHMNLAQKTTVHSDMRKTGSNNIPPETLKLLTDISSDMSKSPEDGEIIVKTSTDNWVVGKKSDHREFFVVINQKNANLIEINEEVKRLCASNFTSIFFLD; this is translated from the exons ATGGGGACCAAGGGCGGGATTTCTTTGGCCAGCTTCTGTGTTTTTAACCCAACATATGGACCAAGGGAAGGAGAG gagCACAAGAAGATTGTATTTTTCTATCCCAAAGAGACAGACATAGATACCCAGATAAAACACATTGGTCTCTGTGAGGCTATAGTCAGATTCACAGA AACATTTTCTAACAAGCCATGCCAAAGTCTCCACACAACCAAGAGAAGACAACTCTTTTTGGAAGCAGAAAAGGATTTCTGGATGATTATG ACAGTTACAATTCCCTTCACGGAGAAGACAAAGGATGGACAGTCTGTGCTTGAGTACCATGAAGAGGAGGTACAGGATCGTGTGTATGAGGCCATTCTACAACAAGCCTACAGAATGTTTCAG TTATTTAATGGGACATTTGCCTCCATATTGGAAAGAACAGGAaataatgttaaagttttacaacaGAGACTGGAGCATTTTTATGTTAGA TTTTTACAGACTCTGCGATTGCCACAAGGGGATATTTTGGACATTTTTTCTGGGATCCACTTCATGCCATTAGATAAGAACACCTACCTCCATGTGCAGTGTTTCATCAACCTGTTGGAGGCTTCATTCTCTAGCATCAAATACACAGCTTTTCTCTACAATGACCAGCTGGTCTG GAGTGGTCTAGATCAGGAGGATATGAGgattatctataaatacctGATCACCAGTTTATTTCCGTCCTATCAAGAACAAGAACTCCAGTCTACAAACTCCGTGTCCCCCTCCAGAAACTCAGCAGCACCTGGGGATGTGCATTATGGAAA GTTTATCACGGGACCACCTGACATAAGAAATGAGAAGAATTTGGGCAAAGTTCCACGCGTGTACATAAACACAGAATGCTGTAATGAGGAGTGCTTTCTTCTGGTGTATAGAGCACACAATGCCAGTGTCTGCATGTTTCTTCCTG CTGCCTGCAAGATCAATTTTGAGCTCTGTCACAAACTTGATAGTTTCCTTGGACCGCGGTTGTCACAGTTGGCCTCTGATATTGGTGAACAATTCTCCAAGAAAGCGGCCTCAGG AGCAGATACAGCGTATCGATTTATTTACTTCAACCATATGAACCTGGCTCAGAAGACGACGGTTCACTCGGACATGAGGAAGACGGGTAGTAACAACATTCCACCAGAAACTCTCAAACTACTGACAGACATTAGCTCCGATATGTCCAA GAGCCCAGAGGATGGGGAGATCATTGTGAAGACGTCCACGGATAATTGGGTGGTGGGAAAGAAGTCGGATCACCGCGAGTTCTTTGTGGTCATCAATCAAAAGAATGCCAATCTCATAGAAATCAATG AGGAAGTCAAAAGACTATGCGCCTCTAATTTTACCAGTATATTTTTCCTGGATTGA
- the LOC128165507 gene encoding 40S ribosomal protein S24-like isoform X1 codes for MSEGAATIRTRKFMTNRLLCRKQMIVDVLHPGKATIPKTEVREKLAKMYKTTPDVIFCFGFRTKFGGGKTSGFGLIYDSLDFAKKFEPKYRLQRHGLVEIKKTGRKQRKERKNRQKKVRGTKKAKVGAGKKK; via the exons ATG AGTGAAGGGGCGGCCACCATCCGAACAAGAAAGTTCATGACAAATCGTTTGCTATGCAGAAAGCAAATG ATTGTAGATGTATTGCATCCAGGCAAAGCCACAATTCCTAAAACAGAAGTTAGAGAAAAACTGGCCAAAATGTACAAGACCACGCCAGATGTCATTTTCTGCTTTGGATTCAGGACTAAGTTTGGAGGAGGCAAAACCTCAGGATTTGGTTTAATTTATGATAGCTTGGACTTTGCCAAGAAGTTTGAACCCAAATACAGATTACAGAGA CATGGCTTAGTAGAAATTAAGAAAACTGGCCGAAAACAaaggaaagagagaaagaatAGGCAAAAGAAAGTCAGAGGGACAAAGAAAGCAAAAGTGGGAGCAGGCAAGAAG AAGTAA